The following are from one region of the Biomphalaria glabrata chromosome 4, xgBioGlab47.1, whole genome shotgun sequence genome:
- the LOC106051248 gene encoding uncharacterized protein LOC106051248 yields the protein MNSYKAALYAGRLKQSSQTVKPLVPMISQETDPIYKHKFQTASMTSIAANTLLKNKNSILYQHSPEFELARLEAGMKYEPVSVYPEKDNDFWEVETFTSAFNQLSTFNKVLLFVALGLILLTILMIPVLIGTVSFGHELEARLNKVIQDERELLDIGHQLEATLNNLLTVIEDSFLSDSLVADLKLKTNDTCFCLYNQQIAWNDAREFCLKLGNGVHLREIYSQDDDSLMPLFQNTNLTRGIWLGGSNLMNQSVWLWDYTRTPISQWDNNPSIQWDLSVGSKLCLGVFKGDNANYKLNGVECDDEKSFLCSAKLVDSACVC from the coding sequence ATGAATTCTTACAAAGCTGCACTCTACGCTGGCCGTTTAAAACAGTCCAGCCAAACTGTCAAGCCTTTAGTGCCAATGATATCTCAAGAAACGGATCCAATTTATAAACACAAGTTCCAAACTGCTAGCATGACATCGATCGCAGCCAACACActcctaaaaaacaaaaactccaTTCTGTACCAGCATAGCCCAGAGTTTGAACTTGCACGGTTAGAAGCTGGGATGAAGTATGAACCCGTCTCTGTGTACCCCGAGAAAGACAATGACTTCTGGGAAGTAGAAACCTTCACGTCTGCTTTTAACCAGCTGTCAACCTTCAACAAGGTTCTACTCTTTGTCGCATTGGGGCTAATTCTACTGACCATTCTAATGATCCCAGTACTCATTGGCACAGTCTCTTTCGGCCATGAACTGGAAGCTAGATTAAATAAAGTAATTCAAGATGAAAGAGAGTTGTTAGATATTGGCCATCAACTGGAAGCTACATTAAATAACCTACTTACAGTAATTGAAGATTCCTTCTTGAGTGACTCTCTGGTGGCAGATCTCAAACTGAAAACAAATGACACTTGTTTCTGTTTGTATAATCAACAAATTGCTTGGAATGATGCCAGAGAGTTTTGTCTCAAATTGGGAAATGGAGTCCATCTGAGGGAAATCTACAGCCAAGACGACGACTCCCTGATGCCTCTATTTCAAAATACAAACCTAACTCGAGGAATATGGCTCGGCGGTTCTAACTTGATGAATCAAAGTGTCTGGCTATGGGACTACACAAGGACACCAATTAGTCAATGGGATAACAATCCATCAATTCAATGGGATCTTTCAGTTGGCAGCAAGCTATGTTTGGGAGTCTTCAAAGGGGACAATGCCAACTACAAACTGAATGGTGTTGAATGTGATGatgaaaaatcatttttgtgttCTGCTAAGTTAGTTGATTCAGCATGTGTTTGTTGA